In the Sediminitomix flava genome, one interval contains:
- a CDS encoding VOC family protein produces MEFTQIKETCLYVKDLDDCKAFYHDLLGFPVIGKVEGRHIFFRVGTSVLLCFISEESKKGGDLPGHYGGGKIHIAFEAPRGKYEQLKQEIKEKNISILHEEIWKWSAKKKSFYFEDPDGHLLEVIENGLWEADS; encoded by the coding sequence ATGGAATTTACCCAGATCAAAGAAACCTGCCTTTATGTCAAAGACCTTGATGACTGCAAGGCATTCTACCATGATTTACTTGGCTTTCCTGTTATTGGTAAAGTAGAAGGAAGGCATATCTTTTTCCGAGTAGGAACATCGGTATTACTCTGCTTTATTTCTGAAGAAAGTAAAAAAGGCGGGGATTTACCAGGACATTATGGTGGTGGAAAAATTCATATTGCTTTTGAAGCTCCTCGTGGAAAATATGAGCAGCTTAAGCAGGAAATAAAAGAAAAAAACATCTCCATCTTACATGAAGAAATTTGGAAATGGTCTGCCAAGAAAAAATCCTTCTACTTTGAAGATCCCGACGGACACCTTCTAGAAGTCATTGAAAATGGACTTTGGGAAGCTGATTCATAA
- a CDS encoding carbohydrate porin: MRRFIKPISIFLFFFPLFIDLFAQDVEKDSVKLFSYGRIGISATDQGQLGLRLNLNGLGPVGGRHEEGDYIELGTRVYLNRLKQRLGMDVLFVMRFAMFSSRGVMIGNGSNWDPNDLAITLPEVYLQLRAKNGLVLWVGSRFHYPPGYYLEWFDHFFFNERGEQGIGIEYKRWKWMILAQQQLDDAGVTRLLYDNTGGLLGNQTDRQRLMLIGEYNYPLGENHQLDINGEVHFLPKDPNGLLLQSETIAETDPDGIVVPVPTEWGFVLGAGLKSTFRRLENGQESYNQLTARYGYGIANGTIIGTFARTHFTYGGFDEDLSYDGAYGWALVNKFVWNTDDQIGLQFYLLYENAKGGASGNTLTVEDEEGEMVVFNNKKESFVAGNRFTYFFTDKFHLHFDVSYQQRQEGDMTQFARMTKFAVQPTFMLTKNRDVLGMPLIRFIYSLGVYNDYAREIQYSQYLEVDGSNRFGHYFGLRTEWSF; the protein is encoded by the coding sequence ATGCGACGTTTTATAAAACCCATATCTATATTTTTATTCTTCTTTCCTTTATTTATAGACCTTTTTGCACAAGATGTTGAGAAGGATTCTGTAAAGCTCTTTTCATATGGACGTATAGGAATTTCTGCTACAGATCAAGGACAATTAGGATTGCGTTTGAATCTTAATGGTTTAGGTCCTGTGGGAGGCCGACATGAAGAAGGTGATTATATAGAATTAGGAACAAGAGTCTATCTCAATCGACTGAAGCAGCGACTAGGAATGGATGTACTCTTTGTGATGCGTTTTGCAATGTTTTCTAGCCGAGGGGTAATGATTGGTAATGGATCAAACTGGGACCCAAATGATTTGGCGATCACATTGCCAGAAGTATATCTTCAGTTGAGAGCTAAAAATGGTTTAGTACTTTGGGTCGGATCAAGGTTTCACTATCCTCCGGGTTATTATTTGGAGTGGTTTGATCATTTTTTCTTCAATGAAAGAGGAGAGCAGGGTATTGGGATAGAATATAAAAGGTGGAAATGGATGATTTTGGCACAACAGCAATTGGATGATGCAGGTGTCACTCGATTACTTTATGATAATACAGGTGGTCTTTTGGGTAACCAAACCGATCGACAACGTTTGATGCTCATTGGAGAGTATAATTATCCTTTAGGAGAAAATCATCAGCTAGATATTAACGGAGAAGTTCATTTTCTTCCTAAAGACCCAAATGGTTTGCTACTACAGTCTGAAACTATTGCTGAGACAGACCCCGACGGAATTGTAGTTCCTGTACCTACAGAATGGGGTTTCGTGTTAGGAGCTGGTTTGAAATCTACTTTTAGAAGATTGGAGAATGGGCAAGAATCATACAATCAGTTAACTGCTCGATATGGATATGGAATCGCCAATGGTACAATTATAGGTACGTTTGCTCGTACGCATTTTACATATGGTGGTTTTGATGAAGATTTATCTTATGACGGCGCTTATGGATGGGCGTTGGTGAATAAGTTTGTGTGGAATACAGATGACCAGATTGGTTTACAGTTTTATCTACTTTATGAAAATGCAAAAGGGGGAGCTTCAGGAAATACGTTAACTGTGGAAGATGAGGAAGGGGAAATGGTAGTTTTCAATAATAAGAAAGAATCTTTTGTGGCGGGTAATCGCTTTACCTATTTTTTCACGGATAAATTTCACCTTCATTTTGATGTGAGTTATCAACAAAGACAGGAAGGTGATATGACACAGTTTGCACGTATGACTAAGTTTGCTGTTCAGCCTACTTTTATGTTGACAAAAAACAGAGATGTTCTTGGTATGCCACTCATCCGCTTTATCTATTCATTAGGTGTTTATAATGATTACGCGAGAGAAATCCAGTATTCTCAGTATTTGGAAGTAGATGGGAGTAATAGATTCGGTCACTATTTTGGGCTTAGAACAGAATGGTCATTCTAA
- the recA gene encoding recombinase RecA, with protein sequence MAADNKEQQEKLNALNTVISKLDKTYGKGTVMKMNDENVVDIPAISTGSLGLDLALGVGGLPRGRIVEVYGPESSGKTTLALHTIAEAQKNGGMAAFVDAEHAFDKVYAEKLGIDMDRLLISQPDHGEQALEIAEHLVRSGALDVVVIDSVAALVPKAELEGDMGDSRMGLQARLMSQALRKLTGAVSKTNCVCIFINQLREKIGVMFGNPETTTGGNALKYYSSVRLDIRRIGAIKESADNIVGNRTRVKVQKNKVAPPFKQVEFDILYGEGISRAGEVLDLAVDMEIVKKAGSWFSYGTTKLGQGREAVKEMIKDNPELMDELETKIKAKIDGIELPEEEPAKPKKAEKADKE encoded by the coding sequence ATGGCAGCAGACAATAAAGAACAACAAGAAAAACTCAATGCACTGAATACAGTCATTTCTAAGCTTGACAAAACCTATGGTAAAGGTACAGTCATGAAAATGAACGATGAGAATGTAGTAGATATTCCTGCAATCTCAACAGGTTCATTGGGCTTAGACCTTGCTTTAGGTGTAGGTGGTTTACCTAGAGGTCGTATTGTAGAGGTTTATGGACCAGAATCTTCAGGTAAAACAACTTTAGCTTTGCACACTATTGCTGAGGCACAAAAAAATGGTGGAATGGCAGCTTTTGTAGATGCTGAACACGCATTTGATAAAGTTTATGCTGAGAAGTTGGGGATTGATATGGATCGTTTGTTGATCTCTCAGCCAGACCATGGTGAGCAAGCTTTGGAGATTGCAGAGCACTTGGTTCGTTCTGGAGCTTTGGATGTTGTGGTTATTGACTCGGTAGCAGCTTTGGTTCCTAAAGCGGAATTGGAAGGTGATATGGGAGATAGCCGTATGGGACTTCAAGCACGTTTGATGTCGCAAGCACTTCGTAAGTTGACAGGAGCAGTTTCTAAAACAAACTGTGTATGTATCTTCATTAACCAATTACGTGAGAAAATTGGTGTAATGTTCGGTAACCCTGAAACAACAACGGGTGGTAATGCCTTGAAATATTACTCTTCTGTACGTTTGGATATCCGTCGTATTGGAGCGATCAAAGAATCTGCTGATAATATAGTAGGTAACCGCACAAGAGTAAAAGTTCAGAAAAACAAAGTAGCACCTCCATTCAAACAAGTAGAATTTGATATTCTTTATGGTGAGGGTATTTCACGAGCTGGTGAGGTTCTTGACCTTGCTGTAGATATGGAGATTGTGAAAAAAGCAGGTTCTTGGTTCTCTTATGGAACTACAAAACTTGGTCAAGGTCGTGAGGCTGTAAAAGAAATGATCAAGGATAATCCAGAGTTGATGGATGAGCTTGAAACTAAGATCAAGGCGAAAATTGATGGAATTGAACTTCCTGAAGAAGAGCCAGCAAAACCAAAGAAAGCAGAAAAGGCAGATAAAGAATAG
- a CDS encoding methylenetetrahydrofolate reductase, giving the protein MFKEIIKTKKTGFITYGITPPKQRNAPEKLTEISQNQIRRIKELDIDALVIYDIQDESDRTSEERPFPFLPSLDSMEYSDSYLDELDVPKIVYRCVGKYSQEELANELSNKDSNSCMVFVGAASSKQQVMMTLGDAYSLYQNTPNNTKLGGVCIPERHQTKKDEHLRMIEKAKKGCSFFITQTVYDVSAAKDFLSDYYYHCQKENIEMQPIIFTLAPCGSLKTMEFMKWLGVSFPTWIENELANSVDILHHSVDYCVDIFKDLYSYAHLKHIPVGFNIESVSIRKKEIDASVELLKRIREEL; this is encoded by the coding sequence ATGTTCAAAGAAATAATTAAAACCAAAAAAACAGGGTTCATCACATACGGGATCACTCCCCCAAAACAAAGAAATGCCCCTGAAAAACTTACCGAGATTTCTCAAAATCAAATCCGACGTATCAAGGAACTTGATATTGATGCATTGGTGATTTATGACATTCAAGATGAAAGTGACCGTACTTCAGAAGAACGTCCTTTTCCGTTTTTACCGTCATTAGATTCAATGGAATATTCAGACTCTTATCTAGATGAGTTGGATGTCCCTAAAATCGTTTATCGTTGTGTCGGAAAATATTCTCAAGAGGAACTCGCTAACGAACTAAGCAACAAAGATTCAAACTCGTGTATGGTGTTTGTTGGAGCTGCTTCTAGCAAACAACAAGTCATGATGACACTCGGCGATGCCTATTCTCTGTATCAGAATACACCAAATAATACCAAACTTGGTGGCGTTTGTATTCCGGAAAGACATCAGACTAAAAAAGATGAACACCTTCGTATGATTGAGAAAGCGAAGAAAGGATGTTCATTCTTTATCACACAAACAGTTTATGATGTTTCTGCGGCTAAAGATTTCCTTTCAGATTACTACTATCACTGTCAGAAGGAAAATATCGAAATGCAGCCAATCATATTTACACTAGCCCCTTGTGGTTCTCTTAAAACTATGGAGTTTATGAAGTGGCTAGGTGTTTCTTTCCCTACTTGGATAGAAAACGAGTTGGCAAACTCAGTAGATATTCTTCATCATTCGGTTGACTATTGTGTTGATATCTTCAAGGATTTGTATTCTTATGCTCACTTAAAGCACATTCCTGTAGGTTTCAATATAGAAAGTGTCTCTATTCGTAAAAAAGAAATTGATGCTTCAGTGGAGTTACTAAAACGTATCCGAGAAGAACTTTAA
- a CDS encoding DUF5335 family protein gives MSIRKHLSQEEWSDKLQSINSSNKGRHVVLEVQNNTLAEDKALRDVDYDPVGKGNDIIITLEGNNGDTLFHTVKAPVDIYTVQHDNGELSIIDIYDQNGECTSIRLSA, from the coding sequence ATGAGTATCAGAAAACATTTATCGCAAGAAGAATGGTCGGATAAACTGCAATCGATCAACTCTAGTAACAAAGGTAGACATGTTGTTTTGGAAGTGCAGAACAATACACTAGCTGAAGACAAGGCGTTGAGAGATGTTGACTACGACCCTGTTGGCAAAGGAAATGACATCATCATTACACTAGAAGGTAATAATGGTGATACTTTATTCCACACAGTGAAAGCTCCTGTAGATATTTATACCGTACAGCACGACAACGGTGAATTATCTATCATTGATATCTACGATCAAAACGGAGAGTGTACCTCGATCAGACTTTCTGCCTAA